In Aspergillus luchuensis IFO 4308 DNA, chromosome 1, nearly complete sequence, the following are encoded in one genomic region:
- a CDS encoding spermidine synthase (COG:S;~EggNog:ENOG410PGY6;~InterPro:IPR029063;~PFAM:PF01564;~TransMembrane:6 (i21-40o46-63i75-100o112-129i161-181o187-207i)) has protein sequence MSSLAGLVQPTTRQLLTGAALLFLTAFYSPLTVLMLTPVYGSAPAHIFHGYGVALVGAAGWFPKDYIQRLTGRRALFLLPVVAFWVPTLQSFLFASSSVMGNPFGAVVTEVISYYPLLLLSVACAGKLVQSGLDLGRHGDAVAEHVPLVVSYVLYKTGEKFAKAFLAKFIGTTFFFSRAGLQLLLPVFYTAIAPSKFLLFAIPSLLFSMTSNVHMNSGALNSFLNEEGFALVARQDSTTGYISVLDNLNDGFRVMRCDHSLLGGQWTKMPNNYNPAVMDPIYSVFTMLEAVRLVETDHGEPRVDANSKALVIGLGVGTTPSALIHHGIETTIVELDPVVHKFATEYFHLPSNHIAAIEDATAFVKRTPPAQYDYIVHDVFTGGVEPLELFTLEFLESLSSLLKDDGVIAINYAGDISLYPAALTVRTIKYVFPTCRIFREASDSDLTTDFTNMVIFCKKSSATPLTFRDPVSADYMGSKFRQMYLMPKVEIDASRFETIEKGGRRVLHSMNTHLLHKYQDRSALEHWNIMRHVLPDFVWENW, from the exons ATGTCTTCCCTAGCTGGTCTTGTCCAGCCCACCACCAGACAGCTGCTGACTGGCGCTGCTCTGCTGTTCTTGACGGCATTCTACTCGCCACTGacggtgctgatgctgacgCCAGTATATGGCTCGGCTCCTGCCCATATCTTCCATGGCTATGGAGTGGCACTTGTTGGCGCTGCTGGATGGTTCCCTAAGGACTACATCCAGCGATTGACCGGCCGCCGGGCTCTTTTCCTGCTCCCTGTTGTGGCATTCTGGGTTCCTACCCTTCAGAGCTTCTTGTTCGCATCAAGCTCCGTGATGGGAAACCCCTTCGGAGCTGTAGTCACCGAGGTCATCTCCTACTACCCTTTGCTTCTGCTCTCTGTGGCTTGTGCTGGTAAGCTGGTGCAGTCGGGCTTGGATCTGGGCCGACACGGTGATGCAGTCGCTGAGCACGTTCCTCTCGTGGTCTCCTATGTCCTCTACAAGACCGGCGAGAAGTTCGCCAAAGCATTCCTGGCCAAGTTCATTGGAacaaccttcttcttttctcgcGCTGGTCTCCAACTCTTGCTTCCAGTCTTCTACACCGCTATTGCTCCTTCCaagttcctcctcttcgctaTTCCCTCCCTTCTGTTCTCCATGACGTCCAATGTCCACATGAACTCTGGAGCCTTGAACTCTTTCCTCAACGAGGAGGGATTCGCCCTTGTTGCCCGCCAGGACTCCACCACCGGCTACATCTCCGTCTTGGACAATTTGAATGATGGGTTCCGTGTCATGCGTTGCGACCACAGCCTGCTCGGCGGCCAGTGGACCAAAATGCCCAACAACTACAACCCTGCCGTTATGGATCCGATCTACTCGGTCTTCACCATGCTCGAGGCCGTCCGTCTGGTTGAAACCGACCACGGCGAGCCCCGCGTAGATGCCAACAGCAAGGCACTCGTCAT CGGCCTCGGTGTCGGCACCACCCCCTCTGCCCTAATCCACCACGGCATCGAGACCACCATCGTGGAACTCGACCCTGTCGTGCACAAGTTCGCCACCGAATACTTCCACCTTCCCTCGAACCACATCGCCGCCATCGAAGACGCCACCGCCTTCGTGAAGCGCACTCCCCCAGCCCAGTACGACTACATCGTCCACGATGTCTTCACCGGAGGCGTCGAGCCCCTCGAGCTCTTCACTCTCGAGTTCCTCGAAAGCCTATCCTCCCTTCTCAAGGACGACGGAGTCATCGCCATT AACTACGCCGGCGACATCTCCCTCTACCCCGCCGCCCTAACCGTCCGCACCATCAAATACGTCTTCCCGACCTGCCGCATCTTCCGCGAAgcctccgactccgaccTCACCACCGACTTCACCAACATGGTGATCTTCTGCAAGAAGAGCTCCGCCACGCCGCTCACCTTCCGCGATCCCGTTTCTGCCGATTACATGGGCAGCAAGTTCCGCCAGATGTATCTGATGCCTAAGGTCGAGATTGACGCGAGTCGCTTCGAGACTATCGAGAAGGGCGGTCGTCGTGTCCTTCACTCTATGAACACCCACCTGCTTCATAAGTACCAGGATCGGTCGGCTCTCGAGCATTGGAATATTATGCGTCATGTGTTGCCTGATTTTGTTTGGGAGAATTGGTGA
- a CDS encoding dynein family protein (COG:N;~EggNog:ENOG410PJG0;~InterPro:IPR008467,IPR022780;~PFAM:PF05783;~go_component: GO:0005868 - cytoplasmic dynein complex [Evidence IEA];~go_process: GO:0007018 - microtubule-based movement [Evidence IEA]) codes for MSASSQIPGSRFGTGNNSRPSSKDGPKKNIWSSMLDSVANGKRLPEKNLLILGGTPESQREFLDTLAADSSDPSLSNDKRKGRVPPVANQFALGYTYQDVLDADHEDTLARVSAYLLSEPSLSFAPLLKPLLTPQSIPETLVVILLDWSDPWTWIRRLREWVRLLRHVLISLDDETKIVMEENLTEWRDRKRGTDPSSGGAQGFTSSGGPVTIPLGPGEWDEGLGIPMCVVCQGADKIEKLEKDHGWHEEQFDFILQFMRTLLLKHGASLIYTTPFLANSLQSLIHSSLGIHSLLKRQSLKHNVIDRDKILVPSNWDSWGKIRIIREGFDMEGISTAWSIEIQDPPEPLTNGVDDRNSDEQTANAVDDGTSAVAIFEQTIQDPKRDTSMALTGSQRNGNKIEVDTSDMQSFLTKQLEVLEQLKAEDEKDRAAKKVPQLEMSPLDDNGRVNEHIGPVQFNMGGIQVDADDMLRKLKEREASRSQRKETLSSSAGDEKAHNQALANFFAGLVKKPGASPRGSPSA; via the exons ATGTCTGCGTCAAGCCAGATCCCCGGCTCCAGATTCGGCACCGGAAACAATAGCCGGCCGTCGAGCAAGGATGGACCTAAGAAGAACATCTGGTCTTCTATGCTGGATAGTGTCGCGAATGGAAAGCGTTTGCCTGAGAAGAATCTGCTTATCTTAG GAGGCACGCCTGAGAGTCAAAGAGAATTTCTAGACACACTCGCCGCCGATTCTTCCGATCCTAGTCTGTCGAACGATAAGCGAAAGGGGAGGGTACCGCCGGTAGCCAACCAGTTCGCTTTGGGATATACATATCAGGATGTGCTGGATGCGGACCACGAAG ATACTCTGGCGCGCGTCTCTGCATACCTACTCTCTGAACCGTCTCTATCTTTCGCTCCCCTCCTCAAGCCGCTCCTGACCCCTCAATCGATTCCGGAAACACTCGTCGTGATCCTACTGGATTGGTCGGACCCATGGACATGGATTCGGCGACTCCGGGAATGGGTCCGTCTTCTTCGACACGTGCTGATATCGCTCGACGATGAGACGAAGATCGTCATGGAAGAGAATCTCACAGAGTGGAGGGACCGGAAACGAGGCACGGATCCGAGTTCAGGAGGGGCACAAGGATTTACCAGCTCCGGAGGTCCTGTGACGATACCGCTGGGGCCAGGCGAGTGGGATGAGGGGCTTGGAATCCCCATGTGTGTGGTCTGCCAAGGG GCGGACAAGATTGaaaagctggagaaggatcACGGATGGCACGAAGAGCAATTCGACTTCATCCTTCAGTTCATGAGAACACTACTACTCAAGC ACGGCGCATCGTTGATCTACACCACTCCGTTCCTCGCAAACTCCTTGCAGAGCCTAATACACTCCTCCCTCGGCATACACTCTCTCCTAAAAAGACAGTCTCTCAAGCACAACGTGATCGACCGGGACAAGATCCTGGTTCCCTCGAATTGGGATTCTTGGGGCAAGATCCGAATCATCCGTGAAGGCTTTGACATGGAAGGCATATCGACAGCATGGTCGATCGAGATTCAGGATCCCCCGGAGCCACTCACGAACGGCGTGGACGATCGCAACTCCGACGAACAAACAGCAAACGCAGTGGACGACGGAACCAGCGCCGTAGCGATCTTCGAGCAAACCATCCAGGACCCGAAGCGCGACACATCAATGGCTCTAACAGGCAGCCAACGGAACGGAAACAAGATCGAAGTGGACACATCCGATATGCAGAGCTTCCTCACGAAGCAGCTCGAGGTCCTAGAGCAACTGAAGGCGGAGGACGAGAAAGACCGCGCCGCGAAGAAGGTGCCCCAGCTCGAGATGTCCCCATTAGACGACAACGGACGAGTCAATGAACATATCGGTCCCGTACAATTCAACATGGGAGGAATCCAAGTCGACGCAGACGACATGCTCCGCAAGCTAAAG GAACGTGAAGCCAGCCGCTcccaaagaaaagaaactctctcatcatccgccgGCGACGAAAAAGCCCACAACCAAGCACTAGCGAACTTCTTCGCCGGCCTGGTCAAGAAACCCGGGGCAAGTCCCCGCGGCAGCCCATCAGCgtaa
- a CDS encoding uncharacterized protein (COG:S;~EggNog:ENOG410PJVW;~InterPro:IPR000504,IPR012677,IPR035979;~PFAM:PF00076;~go_function: GO:0003676 - nucleic acid binding [Evidence IEA]), translating to MNNIRQIQALNKRELENAISPEASWHADYRDTAYIYIGGLPYDLSEGDIITIFSQYGEPVHINLVRDKETGKSRGFCFLKYEDQRSTDLAVDNLGGATVLGRVLRVDHVRYKRRDDEEETDNVAKLMGDTDTKDHDDRDTDDERRRRRKRRGSESREEEPARRPLLKEEIELQELIKNHDEEDPMKEFLIEEKKEEVALALEKMRSSEKSSRRRDSRERSSRHHRSHRRRHDDDRDSERRRRDRSPRREERSHRARSPSRRERSDRDRTPVASRSPDSRRYRDRHDRHR from the exons atgaataatatcCGCCAAATTCAAGCGCTCAACAAGCGGGAGCTTGAAAATGCCAT ATCCCCGGAAGCTTCCTGGCACGCAGACTACAGAGACACTGCTTACATATACATCGGTGGGCTACCATACGATTTATCCGAGGGTGATATTATAACCATCTTTTCGCAATACGGTGAGCCCGTGCACATTAATTTGGTGCGCGACAAAGAGACCGGAAAGAGTCGAGGCTTTTGCTTTCTGAAATACGAGGATCAGCGCAGTACAGATCTCGCTGTCGATAACCTTGGTGGGGCAACAGTGCTGGGGAGAGTGCTGCGTGTGGACCACGTGAGGTACAAGCGGcgcgatgacgaggaggaaacAGACAATGTCGCAAAGCTCATGGGTGATACGGACACCAAGGATCATGATGACAGAGATACAGATGATGAgcggagaagacggaggaagagaaggggaagcgaatcaagggaagaggagcccGCGAGACGGCCTCTGCTCAAGGAGGAAATCGAGCTACAGGAGCTGATTAAGAACcacgacgaggaagatccaATGAAGGAATTCCTtatcgaagagaagaaggaggaggtcgcACTCGCTCTGGAAAAGATGCGCAGCAGCGAGAAATCATCTCGGAGACGTGACAGCCGTGAGAGATCAAGCCGCCATCACCGTTCTCACCGCCGGAGACACGACGACGACCGAGATTCGGAGAGAAGACGCAGAGATCGGTCGCCCAGAAGGGAAGAGCGATCTCATAGAGCGAGGTCTCCTTCTAGAAGGGAGAGGTCCGACAGAGACAGGACGCCGGTCGCGTCGCGATCCCCCGACTCCCGACGCTACAGAGATAGACATGATCGACACCGTTAA
- the HSV2 gene encoding phosphatidylinositol-3,5-bisphosphate binding protein HSV2 (COG:U;~EggNog:ENOG410PHY0;~InterPro:IPR015943,IPR001680,IPR036322;~go_function: GO:0005515 - protein binding [Evidence IEA]), which yields MNTRQVIDESVGPLSLSATFNNDTSCFAVGLDTGFCVFNTDPCELRVSRDFNAGIGVVKMLGQTNYLAIVGGGRQPKFPQNKLVIWDDARQKAVITLEFRTSVLGVRLSKSRIVVALLNSIHIFAFSNPPQKLSYFETTDNPLGLACLGQQVLAFPGRSPGQVQLVELETGNVSIIPAHSTPLRAMTLSPDGEVLATASEAGTLVRVFSTANCTKMAELRRGVDHAVIFSLAISPSNLLLAVTSDKSTLHVFDLPHPRLPTNRTPAAASPTEEQTNQKWGILGKIPLLPRVFSDVYSFASAHFEMGEEAPPGSHYVPPLGNSYGSPSKGVIGWRDDRTILVIGAGRDGRWEKFVLREGDDGKRYCLREGWKRYLGGS from the exons ATGAACACCCGTCAAGTTATCGATGAGTCTGTGGGgccactctcactctctgcTACATTCAACAATGATACCTCCTGCTTCGCAGTTGGGTTGGACACCGGCTTCTGTG TCTTCAATACCGACCCATGTGAGCTCAGAGTCTCAAGAG ATTTCAATGCCGGCATCGGGGTAGTCAAGATGCTTGGCCAGACGAACTACCTAGCTATCGTTGGCGGAGGGAGACAGCCAAAGTTCCCACAAAATAAG TTGGTCATCTGGGATGACGCAAGACAGAAAGCAGTAATTACGCTGGAGTTCCGCACCTCGGTCCTGGGCGTCCGACTGTCCAAGTCGCGCATCGTTGTCGCCCTCCTCAATAGCATCcacatcttcgccttctcgAACCCTCCGCAGAAGCTTTCATATTTCGAGACAACGGATAACCCACTGGGACTGGCTTGTCTAGGGCAGCAGGTGCTCGCCTTTCCAGGTCGGTCCCCGGGCCAGGTCCAACTGGTAGAGCTTGAGACGGGGAATGTCAGCATCATCCCTGCACACAGCACGCCATTGCGTGCGATGACATTGAGTCCCGATGGTGAAGTGTTGGCGACGGCGAGTGAAGCG GGCACTTTGGTCCGCGTCTTTTCTACGGCTAACTGCACCAAAATGGCCGAGCTACGACGCGGTGTTGATCATGCGGTGATATTCTCTCTTGCCATTTCGCCCTCGAATCTTCTACTAGCTGTAACTTCGGATAAGTCTACCCTGCACGTGTTCGACCTTCCGCATCCCCGACTACCGACGAACCGTActccagctgcagcttcCCCGACCGAAGAACAAACAAACCAGAAATGGGGCATTCTCGGGAAAATTCCGCTATTGCCAAGGGTATTCTCTGATGTGTATTCATTCGCAAGCGCCCACTTTGAAATGGGGGAGGAAGCACCACCCGGCTCGCATTATGTCCCGCCACTGGGTAACTCATATGGGAGCCCGTCGAAAGGCGTGATAGGTTGGCGCGATGATAGGACCATTCTTGTTATCGGCGCCGGCAGGGATGGTCGATGGGAGAAGTTCGTTCTGCGCGAAGGGGACGATGGAAAGCGGTATTGCCTGAGGGAGGGCTGGAAAAGATATTTGGGAGGCAGCTGA